Genomic segment of Xanthobacter dioxanivorans:
CGGCGGTAGGGGCCGGATCGGCTGCCGGCGCGTCGGGGACGGCAGAGCCCGGTCCCGGGGCGGCAGAAGACGCCGGTGGCGCGAGGGCGGAGGCGGCCGCAGCGGCGCGCCGGGCAAGACTTTCGCTGTCCGCCTTTTCGCCGGCGGTCCTTTCCCTGGCGGGCTTTTCGTTGCTTGCCCTGAACGGCGTGACCACGGGTGCGATCGCGGCCTCGGTGCGGCGCGGGTCGGCGCGAACGGGGGCATGGACACCCGCACCCGGAGCCATGGCATGCAAAGCGAGGAGCCCGCCCGTGCCGAGAATGAGCACGGCGGTCGACACGGCGAGCACGCGCCAAAGAATGGTCCCGTCTCCCCGCCTTTTCCTGGCGCTGCGGGCGCGTGGCCGGGTGCCGATGCGGGGGCGCGCCATATAGCCGGGCTCAAGGTGGCCGGATCGCCGGCGAACCGGGTCGTTGTCCTGCAGCAGCTCCCTCACGGATGGCGGATCATGTGGCGGATCATGGGCCACGCGATCCGCGGAACCGGCAACGTCGTCC
This window contains:
- a CDS encoding SH3 domain-containing protein, whose protein sequence is MRELLQDNDPVRRRSGHLEPGYMARPRIGTRPRARSARKRRGDGTILWRVLAVSTAVLILGTGGLLALHAMAPGAGVHAPVRADPRRTEAAIAPVVTPFRASNEKPARERTAGEKADSESLARRAAAAASALAPPASSAAPGPGSAVPDAPAADPAPTAADFARPAFLEPLSGEAADTPEETVVAEADTTVPQTDPPATAVPLPAPRPASAQEADSRSARIRMAVTLRSGPRRSASAIGTLGEGTKVTLYSCKSWCEVSAGDKRGFVYKNAVAR